From one Bacteroides intestinalis DSM 17393 genomic stretch:
- the lepB gene encoding signal peptidase I, with amino-acid sequence MQNSNNSHTKRGLGWYIDKILNLFLMLFGAALIWIFLQVTCIATFKIPSDSMEPSLLAGDNILVNKGVMGGRLFNVWDALEGKDVRISRLPGLGKIKRNDVIVFNFPYSKQRWDSVAFDVMKYYVKRCVALPGDTFKIKDARYKVRGKDTSLGNVEMQETLMGLVKRGKAEEQGIVMRGYPYNSAFTWDIVNFGPLYIPAKGDNLKMDSMHVILYKNIIEWEQKKKLFVRGDTVLLNDSVIQTYSFIENYYFVAGDKVMNSQDSRYWGLLPEPFIVGKAVRIWKSVDNSTDRIRWNRIFKKIE; translated from the coding sequence ATGCAGAACAGCAATAATTCTCATACAAAAAGAGGCTTAGGTTGGTATATTGATAAGATTCTTAACCTATTCTTAATGCTCTTTGGGGCAGCATTGATCTGGATATTTCTTCAAGTGACATGTATTGCCACATTCAAAATTCCCAGTGACTCTATGGAGCCGTCTTTGCTTGCAGGAGATAACATCTTGGTGAATAAGGGGGTAATGGGAGGACGTTTGTTCAATGTATGGGATGCTTTGGAAGGAAAGGATGTACGTATATCTCGTTTGCCGGGATTAGGGAAGATAAAAAGGAATGATGTAATAGTCTTTAATTTCCCCTATTCTAAACAGCGCTGGGATAGTGTTGCCTTTGATGTGATGAAGTATTATGTAAAGCGCTGTGTTGCATTGCCGGGAGATACATTTAAAATAAAGGATGCACGATATAAGGTGCGAGGAAAGGATACGTCTTTGGGTAATGTGGAAATGCAAGAAACGTTGATGGGTTTAGTGAAGAGAGGGAAGGCGGAAGAGCAGGGAATTGTAATGAGGGGGTATCCTTATAATTCGGCATTTACTTGGGATATAGTGAACTTTGGACCTCTTTATATTCCGGCTAAAGGGGATAACCTGAAGATGGATTCTATGCATGTTATTCTATATAAGAACATAATAGAATGGGAACAAAAAAAGAAATTGTTTGTACGTGGAGATACTGTTTTACTGAATGATAGTGTGATACAGACCTACAGCTTTATAGAAAATTATTATTTTGTAGCGGGGGATAAGGTCATGAACTCTCAGGATTCCCGTTATTGGGGATTATTGCCTGAACCTTTTATTGTGGGAAAAGCCGTCAGGATATGGAAGTCGGTAGATAATAGTACAGATAGAATAAGGTGGAATCGGATATTTAAAAAGATAGAGTGA
- a CDS encoding NVEALA domain-containing protein translates to MKNKIKIAVISLCAVSSITVFCSQKSSGKQMDDLLLKNVEALAWGEGGGYTSCLGVGSVDCPTTQYKVEYVMSGYSLESLY, encoded by the coding sequence ATGAAAAACAAAATCAAAATTGCTGTAATCAGTTTGTGCGCAGTTAGCTCAATAACTGTTTTTTGTAGTCAGAAATCTTCCGGTAAACAAATGGATGATTTGCTATTGAAGAACGTAGAAGCTTTAGCTTGGGGTGAAGGAGGAGGATATACTAGTTGTTTGGGGGTAGGTAGTGTTGATTGCCCTACTACTCAATATAAAGTTGAATATGTAATGAGCGGTTATAGCCTTGAGAGCCTTTACTAA
- a CDS encoding transglutaminase domain-containing protein, with the protein MRCIYIFVCVCALTFLSACIEQQDSRLESALNMAGTNKGELLKLLSHYRESDNQKYRAACFLIKNMPYYSFYEGEELQKYLRYFEAHSTNIKGAQFIVDSLKKADGEFSIDMLTRKKDIEVVDSAFLVEHIEWAFKVWKEQPWGGNVTFDDFCEYILPYRIGDEPLSLWRKDLYDTYNPLLDKFRKSADSNDIIKAAQILMDTLRQGKYRYTSLFPKGPHIGPVALKWKTGSCREFADAMIYVMRALGIPCGMDRVMQRGDTNASHFWNFILDKGRNTYMAEFPYQEKWKKASEYDITKGKVYRVTYSLNEELAKDLKDVPSVYPVFRYPFFHDVTATYLGQQNGQIVIPQKELYDCPRTGELIYLCFANKQEWVPVACTFFDGKAVCFDNVEGGIVAILAIYNEKGLQTLSNPFTLNHDTGEIHYLNPLQESHIISVYKKFHFAVKNYFNTRMVGGVIEGSNQKDFQNVDTLFLIKEAPYRLYTVAYLNPDRAYRYIRYRGGKDSYCNIAELSFYENCLDTLPLKGKIIGTPGCYGDDGRREYTNVFDGNPDTSFDYKFPDTGWAGLDLGKSYRVSKAIYTPRNDVSFIYKDNIYELFYWDKGCWNSLGRQTAVADSLVYTVPQNALLYLKNHTTGNDERIFEYENGKQIFW; encoded by the coding sequence ATGAGGTGTATTTATATATTTGTATGCGTGTGTGCTCTGACTTTTTTATCTGCTTGCATTGAACAACAAGATAGCCGTTTAGAAAGCGCATTGAATATGGCAGGTACCAATAAAGGTGAGTTGTTGAAGTTGTTAAGCCATTATCGGGAAAGTGATAATCAAAAATACCGTGCTGCATGTTTTCTTATAAAGAATATGCCTTATTATAGTTTCTATGAAGGGGAAGAATTACAAAAATATCTTCGCTATTTTGAGGCTCATTCCACTAATATAAAAGGGGCTCAATTCATTGTAGATTCACTAAAAAAGGCGGATGGAGAGTTTTCAATAGATATGCTTACCCGTAAAAAGGATATTGAGGTAGTAGACTCCGCTTTCTTAGTTGAACATATAGAATGGGCATTCAAGGTTTGGAAAGAACAGCCATGGGGAGGAAATGTAACTTTTGATGATTTCTGCGAGTATATATTGCCCTATAGGATTGGGGATGAGCCTCTTTCGTTATGGCGTAAGGATTTGTATGATACGTATAATCCTCTGCTCGATAAATTCCGCAAATCAGCTGATAGCAATGATATAATAAAGGCGGCTCAGATTTTAATGGATACTTTAAGACAGGGGAAGTATCGTTATACAAGTCTTTTCCCTAAAGGACCTCATATAGGTCCGGTAGCATTGAAATGGAAAACTGGAAGTTGTCGTGAATTTGCTGATGCAATGATATATGTGATGCGTGCTCTTGGCATTCCGTGTGGCATGGATAGGGTAATGCAGCGGGGCGATACTAATGCTTCGCATTTTTGGAATTTTATATTGGATAAGGGGCGTAATACATATATGGCGGAATTTCCTTATCAAGAAAAGTGGAAGAAGGCATCGGAATATGATATAACCAAAGGAAAAGTATATCGCGTGACTTATAGCCTGAATGAGGAGCTGGCAAAAGACTTGAAAGATGTGCCGTCTGTCTATCCTGTTTTCAGATATCCATTTTTTCATGATGTAACGGCTACTTATCTGGGGCAACAGAATGGACAAATAGTTATTCCTCAGAAAGAACTGTATGATTGCCCTCGTACTGGTGAATTGATATACTTGTGTTTTGCAAACAAACAAGAATGGGTTCCTGTCGCTTGTACTTTTTTTGACGGGAAGGCTGTTTGTTTTGATAATGTGGAAGGAGGGATAGTGGCTATTCTGGCAATATACAATGAGAAGGGGCTTCAAACATTGTCCAATCCTTTTACGCTAAACCATGATACGGGGGAGATTCATTATCTTAATCCATTGCAAGAATCCCATATAATTAGTGTTTATAAGAAGTTCCATTTTGCAGTTAAGAATTATTTTAATACCCGTATGGTTGGTGGGGTAATAGAGGGCAGCAATCAGAAGGATTTTCAGAATGTGGATACGCTATTTTTAATCAAAGAGGCTCCCTATCGGTTGTATACTGTCGCTTATCTGAATCCGGATAGGGCATATAGGTATATTCGCTATCGTGGTGGAAAAGATAGTTATTGTAATATAGCAGAACTCTCTTTCTATGAAAACTGCTTGGATACATTACCGTTGAAGGGGAAAATCATAGGTACTCCGGGATGTTACGGAGACGATGGCAGACGTGAATATACAAATGTCTTTGATGGTAATCCGGATACATCTTTTGATTATAAATTTCCGGATACCGGCTGGGCAGGTTTAGATTTAGGGAAATCTTATCGGGTAAGTAAGGCAATATATACTCCCCGAAATGATGTGAGTTTTATTTATAAGGATAATATTTACGAACTATTTTACTGGGATAAAGGATGTTGGAATTCTCTTGGCAGACAAACAGCAGTTGCTGATTCGTTGGTATATACTGTACCTCAAAATGCCTTGTTATATCTGAAGAATCATACCACAGGTAATGACGAAAGAATTTTTGAGTATGAGAATGGAAAACAAATATTCTGGTGA
- a CDS encoding NVEALA domain-containing protein — MKKLVKITVVVAFAAIAGYGVYVNQKTDALSDLALANVEALANGEWGTGFNCRWADANYWFCTPLGDGLGCPCFM, encoded by the coding sequence ATGAAGAAATTAGTAAAAATAACTGTTGTTGTCGCATTTGCGGCAATTGCAGGATATGGCGTCTATGTAAATCAAAAAACTGACGCTTTGTCTGATTTGGCATTGGCTAATGTGGAAGCATTAGCTAATGGGGAATGGGGTACTGGATTTAATTGCCGATGGGCTGATGCAAACTATTGGTTTTGCACACCATTGGGTGATGGGTTAGGTTGCCCGTGTTTTATGTAA
- a CDS encoding BF3164 family lipoprotein — protein MTSYVDFPETRELTARTLSLDSALFRYPYRVRVQDDKAVVLDLHGTEYFFHAFHYPGFHYLSSFGKRGDAPEEMLSAENLRWNGNFLWTLDSNKSELTRLGFASSGDSLLRLEAVSLDEELLRALDFVQYDDSTFIIPDYSGDGRFCLVSRQGKLLRKIGTVPTANEDALKSARPALAQAWRSFIDYNPRNGVLAAATQLGEVLEIYNLKDSTHIVRIGPNGEPEFQISQGYGIPIGIMGFSDIQVTDSAIYVVFQGRAFKDIMQKAQQGINLPDGGQNIYVFSLEGKPLRKYVLDHYIHGISVDEQKGIIIATDVNKDEPIIEYKLL, from the coding sequence ATGACGTCCTATGTTGATTTTCCTGAAACAAGAGAATTGACAGCTCGGACTTTGTCATTGGATTCAGCTTTGTTTCGTTATCCTTATAGGGTACGTGTACAGGACGACAAGGCTGTAGTGCTTGATTTACATGGAACGGAATATTTCTTCCATGCCTTTCACTATCCCGGCTTTCATTATTTGTCCTCTTTCGGCAAGCGAGGCGATGCTCCCGAAGAGATGCTTTCAGCCGAAAATCTTCGATGGAATGGGAACTTTTTGTGGACACTTGATTCCAATAAGTCTGAATTAACCCGGTTAGGTTTTGCTTCATCCGGTGACTCATTGCTTCGGTTGGAAGCCGTGAGTCTGGATGAAGAACTGCTTCGGGCACTGGACTTTGTGCAATATGATGATTCCACTTTTATCATTCCCGATTATTCCGGCGACGGTCGTTTCTGTTTGGTAAGTCGGCAGGGTAAGTTACTCCGTAAAATAGGGACTGTTCCCACTGCCAATGAGGATGCCTTGAAGAGTGCCCGCCCTGCTTTAGCGCAGGCGTGGCGAAGTTTCATTGATTACAATCCTCGCAATGGAGTGCTGGCGGCAGCTACTCAATTGGGTGAAGTTCTTGAAATTTATAATCTGAAAGATAGTACGCATATTGTACGTATTGGCCCTAATGGCGAACCGGAGTTTCAGATATCCCAAGGTTATGGTATACCGATCGGTATTATGGGGTTCAGTGATATACAAGTGACAGATAGTGCTATTTATGTTGTCTTTCAAGGACGTGCATTTAAGGATATTATGCAGAAAGCGCAGCAAGGCATTAACTTACCGGATGGTGGACAAAATATTTATGTATTTAGTTTGGAAGGTAAGCCGCTTCGGAAGTATGTGTTGGATCACTATATTCATGGGATTTCAGTAGATGAGCAGAAGGGCATTATAATAGCTACGGATGTGAATAAGGATGAGCCGATAATAGAATATAAATTACTTTGA
- a CDS encoding DUF1573 domain-containing protein: protein MKYIRVALLTILVLCMYASCRQDASKEKMINLVKKWEKKQVIYPSETAFTIYGEDTVVDYVKSGVKYSIVSYIDSLGCLSCKLQAKAWKSFIKTIDSVSDYSIPVNIFVHNKDGDELLSILRKEAFDMPICLDLNDSLRLLNDFPDDIAFRTFLLDKDNRVVAIGNPIFNPKIKELYLNIIHDEEVVTRKGNEAPKTELFIDKNFVDFGSFDWHKEQKGVFVFSNQGDIPLVIEGVITSCDCTTVDYPKEPVRPGMSVELLTVYKADHPEYFNKTITVYCNVETSPIILRITGNAEQQ from the coding sequence ATGAAATATATTCGGGTGGCTCTGTTAACAATACTTGTATTGTGTATGTATGCATCTTGTAGGCAGGATGCATCTAAAGAGAAGATGATTAATTTAGTCAAGAAATGGGAGAAAAAGCAGGTGATTTATCCTTCAGAGACTGCTTTTACAATTTATGGAGAAGATACTGTGGTGGATTATGTAAAGTCGGGAGTGAAATATTCAATTGTTAGTTATATTGACTCTTTGGGATGTCTTAGTTGTAAGTTACAGGCAAAAGCTTGGAAAAGCTTTATAAAAACAATCGACTCAGTCTCGGATTATTCAATACCTGTAAATATATTTGTTCATAATAAGGACGGTGATGAATTGCTGTCAATTTTGAGAAAGGAGGCTTTTGATATGCCTATATGTTTAGATTTGAATGATTCACTTCGTCTTTTGAATGATTTTCCGGATGATATAGCATTTAGAACTTTTTTGCTTGATAAGGATAATCGAGTGGTAGCTATTGGTAACCCTATATTTAATCCTAAAATCAAAGAGTTATATCTGAATATTATTCATGACGAAGAAGTTGTAACGAGAAAAGGCAATGAAGCCCCAAAAACGGAATTGTTTATAGATAAGAATTTTGTTGATTTTGGAAGTTTTGATTGGCATAAGGAACAAAAAGGAGTTTTTGTATTTAGTAATCAGGGGGATATTCCTTTAGTCATTGAAGGAGTAATAACTTCTTGTGATTGTACTACTGTTGATTATCCTAAAGAACCTGTTCGTCCGGGCATGAGTGTGGAATTACTAACAGTGTATAAAGCTGATCATCCTGAATATTTTAATAAGACAATTACCGTATATTGCAATGTGGAAACTTCTCCGATAATTTTGAGAATAACGGGAAATGCAGAACAGCAATAA
- a CDS encoding O-antigen ligase family protein, translated as MAVSLLFAAVCSLLGVVGVTTLELPVGENVGQWIWLGKSTLFSAACIIITCLLQLVKRDSLKKVMCFFHFSVYVSWSLVLWGSVEAVWGLRQLYGFSASGHSRYALTGSFFNPGPYAGYLAMVLPVCLHLYLRARKERFVRYKIEKVVVAVAGILILCVLPATMSRSAWVAAAVGCGWVAYMHRDKSKWNVLWKRYKRRFILWGVSALFILMLGGAGAFLLKPDSALGRLFLWKITCRAVVNYPSGCDKGFAFAYGEAQEDYFVRGDYEEWEERVAGSPEYVFNEYLSLALTEGVVVCIIVLVAIGTCLWMGAKRGRYGICGAILSLLIFSFSSYPMYFPAFVVAGILLLLACGVGDFIYKPLILCICLILWIGGYTEKWKQEEDACRKWVYAKMFYNSGAYKVANKSYGEIYPVLKEKGAFLFEYGHSLYKSGFYNESNKYLKEACLYSTDPMVLNIIGKNYQELHRYEQAEAFFLRSVHRLPGRIYPYYLLANLYAEPEFYRPDKLKKVADVVLTKKPKVHSTAIEEMRKEIKKIVNKLE; from the coding sequence ATGGCAGTGTCGCTGCTATTTGCTGCCGTCTGCTCTTTGTTGGGAGTGGTTGGGGTGACTACGCTTGAACTTCCTGTAGGGGAAAATGTAGGGCAATGGATCTGGCTTGGTAAATCTACTCTGTTTTCAGCTGCCTGTATCATTATAACCTGCCTGTTACAACTAGTGAAGAGAGATTCCTTGAAAAAAGTGATGTGTTTCTTTCATTTTTCTGTCTATGTTTCATGGAGTTTGGTGCTTTGGGGGAGTGTCGAAGCTGTTTGGGGTTTGCGGCAATTGTATGGCTTTTCCGCTTCCGGTCACTCCCGCTATGCACTAACAGGGTCTTTCTTCAATCCGGGACCGTATGCCGGGTATTTGGCAATGGTATTGCCTGTTTGCTTGCACTTGTATCTGCGTGCTCGTAAGGAACGCTTTGTTCGCTATAAAATAGAGAAAGTGGTAGTTGCAGTAGCGGGTATCTTGATTCTTTGTGTGTTGCCCGCTACAATGAGCCGTTCTGCCTGGGTGGCTGCGGCGGTTGGTTGCGGTTGGGTAGCATATATGCATCGCGATAAAAGTAAATGGAATGTGTTGTGGAAGAGGTACAAGAGGCGATTTATCTTATGGGGGGTAAGTGCACTTTTTATCTTGATGTTGGGAGGTGCCGGAGCGTTTCTTTTGAAACCTGATTCTGCATTGGGGCGTCTGTTTCTATGGAAAATAACCTGTCGGGCTGTTGTTAACTACCCATCGGGGTGTGACAAGGGATTTGCTTTTGCGTATGGTGAGGCGCAGGAAGATTATTTTGTTCGGGGTGATTATGAAGAGTGGGAAGAACGTGTGGCCGGAAGTCCGGAATATGTGTTCAATGAATATTTGTCGCTGGCATTGACGGAAGGAGTTGTCGTCTGTATAATAGTGCTGGTTGCTATTGGGACATGTTTATGGATGGGGGCGAAGCGTGGGCGCTACGGCATCTGCGGTGCAATCCTGTCTTTGCTTATCTTCTCCTTTTCTTCCTATCCTATGTATTTTCCGGCTTTTGTGGTAGCAGGGATATTGCTGCTTCTTGCTTGCGGGGTGGGAGATTTTATCTATAAACCACTAATCTTGTGTATTTGCCTCATTTTGTGGATAGGCGGCTATACGGAGAAGTGGAAGCAAGAAGAAGATGCCTGCCGAAAGTGGGTGTATGCAAAAATGTTCTATAATTCGGGAGCTTATAAAGTTGCCAATAAATCTTATGGAGAAATTTATCCGGTATTGAAGGAGAAAGGGGCGTTTCTGTTTGAGTACGGGCATAGCCTGTATAAGTCGGGCTTTTATAATGAGTCCAATAAATATTTGAAAGAGGCTTGCCTATATTCTACCGATCCAATGGTTCTGAATATTATAGGTAAGAACTATCAGGAACTGCATCGTTATGAACAGGCGGAAGCTTTTTTCCTACGGTCGGTTCATCGCCTGCCGGGCAGGATTTATCCCTATTATTTATTAGCGAATCTTTATGCCGAACCGGAGTTTTATCGGCCCGATAAATTGAAAAAGGTTGCTGATGTTGTGTTGACTAAAAAGCCTAAGGTACATTCGACGGCAATCGAAGAGATGCGTAAGGAAATAAAGAAAATAGTAAATAAACTGGAGTGA
- a CDS encoding DUF4221 family protein gives MIKYLLSLFLVVLTFSCSPMTNSDRYSLERTDEVLSFPVIEEVRAPQITVFLFKEKGENYLSFQNLPKSEILIYSMKSQSLVKRLCLNTEGDNSVLGGFGGYYIADMEHIYIPSMYVSKIFVVDTAGVVKRKIDYSTTKDGQQLKPFMPSDKSQIVFIGDDLYIPQTVNLRLGDKAIERSPIKVVLDTIENTSEALPMRFPPLINYKDFGTVGAFGAEYSFCYDGNRFIYSFDADEDLYLTTSAHEKVEKKKAKSKYIDNVTVFRSTEGNFQKMVRAQCEHASYGKILYDKYRDVYYRFVYPPCDTSDYFGDYVELLRSGRKRFSIMILDNKLNVVGETFFPAYTYNPNLSFILEDGLYVSLSHIKNPDYSDDILRFQKLELKEIRK, from the coding sequence ATGATTAAATATCTGTTGTCGTTATTCTTGGTCGTGTTGACATTTTCGTGCTCACCAATGACCAATTCGGATCGATATTCGTTGGAAAGGACGGATGAAGTTCTGTCTTTTCCGGTTATAGAAGAAGTTAGGGCGCCTCAAATCACAGTTTTTCTTTTTAAGGAAAAAGGAGAAAACTATTTGAGTTTTCAAAATTTGCCTAAAAGTGAAATCCTTATTTATTCAATGAAATCACAAAGCTTAGTCAAAAGATTGTGCTTGAATACAGAGGGAGATAATTCTGTACTCGGTGGCTTTGGGGGATATTACATAGCTGATATGGAACATATTTATATTCCAAGTATGTATGTTAGTAAAATATTTGTAGTAGACACTGCCGGAGTTGTAAAGCGGAAAATAGATTATTCAACAACTAAAGACGGACAACAGTTAAAACCTTTTATGCCAAGTGACAAATCCCAAATAGTGTTTATAGGTGACGATTTGTATATTCCTCAAACTGTAAATCTAAGGTTGGGTGATAAGGCTATAGAAAGGAGTCCGATTAAGGTGGTATTAGATACAATAGAGAATACATCGGAAGCACTTCCTATGAGATTTCCTCCCTTAATTAATTATAAAGACTTTGGAACAGTTGGTGCTTTTGGTGCTGAGTATTCTTTCTGCTATGATGGGAATCGCTTTATTTATTCTTTTGATGCTGATGAGGATTTGTACTTGACAACTTCTGCGCATGAGAAAGTTGAGAAAAAGAAAGCTAAAAGTAAATACATAGATAATGTAACTGTTTTTCGTTCAACAGAAGGAAACTTTCAAAAAATGGTGAGAGCACAATGTGAACACGCTTCCTATGGTAAAATTTTGTATGATAAATACAGAGATGTTTATTATAGATTTGTGTATCCCCCATGTGATACAAGTGATTATTTCGGAGATTATGTTGAACTACTTCGCTCTGGCAGAAAGAGGTTTTCAATAATGATATTAGATAACAAACTGAATGTTGTTGGAGAGACTTTTTTTCCAGCATATACTTATAATCCCAACCTTTCTTTTATACTAGAAGATGGATTGTATGTCAGTCTGAGTCATATTAAGAATCCTGACTATTCTGATGATATACTACGTTTTCAGAAGTTAGAGTTAAAAGAAATCAGAAAATAG